GGACGATCGCGTCAGCTTAACGAGCAGAGATAAATTTCGATCCGCTCTTTGCCCTGGCCGATGTTATTGCGTCTCAGCTTGATCGGGCCCACCTCGGCCGTTCGTTTAATGTGGGTTCCGCCACAGGCCACCCGGGCAAAGCCGTCAATCTCCCAGTAGCGCCGTTCGCGCGGCTCGTCAGCGAAGGCGCTGGTGATCCCCAGATCGGCTGCGATGATGTTGTTGACCTCTGCGGTCAGGGCCGGCAACATGGGTGAAAGGTTTTCTGGCCACGCGAAATCGATGCGCGCTTTTTCCGGCCCGATGTGTGCGCCCAGCTTGTTTACGCCTGTCAGCACCTTATAGCAAAGCTCCAGGACCAGTTCCGCCGCAAAATGCAGGCGCATGAGTTGATATCGCCTGTTCCAGTCGATCTTTATTTCTACCGGTTGACCTGGCACGAGACCGTGATTTTCAGGCAGGGTGTAGACAATCTCCATGTCAT
Above is a genomic segment from Geopsychrobacter electrodiphilus DSM 16401 containing:
- a CDS encoding alanyl-tRNA editing protein; translated protein: MTKKMFWENPYLTTHDTRVSRVNGTEVTLYSTIFYAFAGGQESDQGTISGYPVCSTRKDDMEIVYTLPENHGLVPGQPVEIKIDWNRRYQLMRLHFAAELVLELCYKVLTGVNKLGAHIGPEKARIDFAWPENLSPMLPALTAEVNNIIAADLGITSAFADEPRERRYWEIDGFARVACGGTHIKRTAEVGPIKLRRNNIGQGKERIEIYLCSLS